A window of the Luoshenia tenuis genome harbors these coding sequences:
- a CDS encoding coenzyme F420-0:L-glutamate ligase, which produces MRTVGTVSRGIRTPIIKQGDDLVKIVADSVIQAAQSEGFALRDRDVIGITEAVLGRAQGNYATLEQIAADVRAKTGGGTVGVIFPILSRNRFSLLLSGIAKGVDKLIVQLSYPADEVGNHLISEDMLDESGLNPFTDVLDEAAFRKYFGEVTHPFTGVDYVSFYKSLSDHIEIIFANDPRAMLQYTDTVIAADIHTRKRTKRMLKAAGVKIVLGLDDLLTESVDGSGFNPDYGLLGSNKATEDSVKLFPKDGQPFVEAIAQMLLERTGKHIEVMVYGDGGFKDPQGGIWELADPVVSPAYTSGLKGTPNELKLKYLADNQFAHLEGEQARAAMQEAIRQKRAQGESLVGQMVSEGTTPRQLTDLLGSLCDLTSGSGDKGTPVVLIQGYFDDYASN; this is translated from the coding sequence GTGAGAACGGTAGGAACAGTATCGCGGGGCATCCGCACGCCCATCATCAAACAAGGGGACGACTTGGTCAAGATTGTGGCGGATTCAGTCATCCAAGCAGCACAGAGCGAGGGCTTTGCGCTGCGCGACCGCGACGTGATCGGCATTACAGAGGCGGTTTTGGGCCGCGCACAGGGCAATTATGCGACGTTGGAGCAGATCGCTGCTGATGTCCGCGCTAAAACGGGCGGCGGAACGGTGGGGGTCATCTTCCCCATCCTGAGCCGCAACCGTTTTTCGCTGCTGCTCAGCGGTATTGCTAAGGGCGTAGACAAGCTGATCGTCCAGCTCAGCTATCCGGCTGACGAGGTGGGCAACCATCTGATCTCAGAGGATATGCTGGATGAATCCGGCCTGAATCCCTTTACCGACGTGTTGGATGAGGCCGCGTTCCGCAAATATTTCGGCGAGGTTACCCATCCCTTTACGGGCGTGGACTATGTCAGCTTTTATAAAAGCCTGTCCGACCATATCGAGATCATCTTCGCCAACGATCCCAGGGCCATGCTGCAGTATACCGATACAGTGATCGCCGCGGATATCCATACCCGTAAGCGCACCAAGCGCATGCTGAAAGCGGCTGGGGTCAAAATCGTGCTGGGGCTGGACGACCTGTTGACCGAATCCGTCGATGGCAGCGGTTTTAACCCGGACTATGGCCTTTTAGGCTCAAATAAGGCCACGGAGGACAGTGTCAAACTATTCCCGAAGGATGGGCAGCCCTTTGTCGAGGCCATTGCCCAGATGCTTTTAGAGCGCACGGGCAAGCACATCGAAGTCATGGTCTATGGCGACGGCGGCTTTAAAGATCCCCAGGGCGGAATCTGGGAGCTGGCCGATCCTGTGGTATCCCCGGCATACACCAGCGGGTTAAAGGGCACGCCAAACGAGCTGAAGCTCAAATACCTGGCCGATAACCAGTTTGCCCATCTGGAGGGCGAGCAGGCGCGCGCCGCCATGCAGGAAGCGATTCGCCAGAAAAGGGCGCAGGGAGAAAGCCTGGTGGGGCAGATGGTTTCGGAAGGGACGACCCCGCGCCAGCTGACCGACCTGCTGGGCAGCCTTTGCGACCTGACCAGCGGCAGCGGCGACAAGGGCACGCCGGTGGTGTTGATCCAGGGGTATTTTGACGACTATGCAAGCAATTAA
- a CDS encoding TetR/AcrR family transcriptional regulator codes for MELTWEEQLEQQRQARRSEIIETARTLFLKMDLNGVSMKDIAANSGISRVTLYKYFKSIDEVAFEVQMQVLGSLFDYMASVDDSTLDGLVRMRNHLDAWIDFYQKHTNYFCFVGLFDHYYRERYPSEDLQNRYRNFFKKGRNIRRDMIESGIQQGLIRPEVDAKDAAVTFTNIFLGLCVRLASREDILKAEQSVDPAGQLKLTRDILMQYLKK; via the coding sequence ATGGAACTTACTTGGGAGGAACAGCTGGAGCAGCAAAGGCAGGCACGCCGCAGCGAGATCATAGAGACGGCGCGGACGCTGTTTTTAAAGATGGATCTCAATGGCGTAAGCATGAAGGATATTGCCGCCAATTCCGGCATCAGCCGCGTAACGCTGTATAAATACTTTAAATCTATAGACGAGGTGGCCTTTGAGGTTCAAATGCAGGTCTTGGGCTCGCTGTTCGACTATATGGCTTCGGTAGACGATAGCACGCTGGACGGGCTGGTGCGGATGCGCAATCATCTGGACGCCTGGATAGACTTTTACCAAAAGCATACGAATTATTTTTGCTTCGTGGGTCTTTTTGACCATTATTATCGGGAACGGTATCCTTCGGAGGATCTCCAGAACCGGTACCGGAATTTCTTTAAAAAGGGCAGAAATATCCGGCGGGATATGATCGAAAGCGGGATACAGCAGGGGTTGATTCGCCCTGAGGTGGATGCGAAGGACGCGGCTGTGACCTTTACCAATATCTTCCTGGGGCTGTGCGTACGTCTGGCCTCACGAGAAGATATTTTAAAGGCGGAGCAGAGCGTGGACCCTGCTGGGCAGCTGAAGCTGACGCGGGATATCCTGATGCAGTATCTTAAAAAATAG
- a CDS encoding alpha/beta hydrolase has translation MRLPLWDERRIPLWDGEIGQEAPSLTPYLCDREKPKGAVIVCPGGAYAFKAEHEGEPVAKLLGAGGWHAFVLDYRVAPYRAPAALQDVLRAVRLVRHRASQWGIAGKPVAILGFSAGGHLAGCAGMMYDEAQLDAADPVDRVDSRPDGVVLCYPVVSFLKAMHVGSRSNLLGESGGPDLWKQWSLETRVHPAMPPAFIWHTAEDRSVPVQNSLMLGDALAKANVAYELHVFAHGPHGLGATEEALQNTDWMNLCLRWLGRLQAS, from the coding sequence ATGCGTTTGCCGCTTTGGGATGAGAGACGTATCCCACTTTGGGATGGCGAGATCGGACAGGAAGCGCCATCGCTAACGCCATATCTGTGCGATAGAGAAAAACCTAAAGGCGCGGTGATCGTCTGCCCTGGCGGGGCTTACGCCTTTAAGGCCGAGCACGAGGGCGAGCCGGTGGCAAAACTGCTGGGTGCAGGAGGCTGGCATGCGTTTGTGCTGGATTACCGCGTGGCGCCTTATCGCGCGCCGGCGGCTTTGCAGGATGTGCTGCGCGCCGTTCGCCTGGTTCGCCATCGAGCGTCACAGTGGGGTATAGCTGGTAAGCCAGTGGCGATATTGGGGTTTTCCGCAGGCGGTCATTTGGCCGGATGTGCCGGTATGATGTATGATGAGGCACAGCTCGATGCGGCAGATCCGGTGGACAGGGTAGACAGTAGGCCCGATGGTGTGGTATTATGCTATCCGGTTGTTTCTTTTCTGAAAGCCATGCATGTAGGCTCTCGCAGTAATCTGCTGGGCGAATCCGGCGGGCCGGATCTTTGGAAACAATGGTCGCTTGAAACGCGTGTGCATCCGGCTATGCCGCCAGCCTTTATCTGGCATACGGCGGAGGACCGCTCGGTCCCGGTGCAAAATTCCCTGATGCTGGGCGATGCGCTGGCAAAGGCAAACGTAGCTTATGAGCTGCATGTGTTTGCCCATGGCCCCCATGGCCTTGGCGCAACGGAGGAGGCCTTACAGAATACCGATTGGATGAACCTTTGCCTGCGGTGGCTGGGGAGGCTGCAGGCGAGTTAA
- a CDS encoding YlbF family regulator, translating into MNPYDLAHQLAHALAQSDEYQQFQALKERINADENAKKMVDAYKKEQFKMQAAVLSGKPADPELMENLKRMGLVMQYNQDISAYLMAEYRMNQLMSDIFKILGDAVQIDLGFLENQEG; encoded by the coding sequence GTGAATCCTTATGATCTGGCGCATCAGCTGGCCCACGCGCTGGCACAGAGCGATGAGTACCAGCAGTTTCAGGCGCTAAAAGAGCGGATCAATGCGGATGAAAACGCGAAGAAAATGGTGGATGCCTACAAAAAGGAGCAGTTTAAAATGCAGGCAGCCGTTCTCAGCGGCAAACCGGCGGACCCGGAACTGATGGAAAACCTCAAGCGCATGGGTTTGGTGATGCAGTATAATCAAGATATCAGCGCATACCTGATGGCGGAATACCGGATGAACCAGCTGATGAGCGATATTTTTAAGATCCTGGGCGACGCGGTCCAGATCGACCTGGGTTTTTTGGAAAATCAAGAGGGATAA
- a CDS encoding ribonuclease J, translating to MANKKQQRPKLQIIPLGGVDEIGKNMTAFVYGDDMILVDCGSMFPQEEMLGIDLVIPDITFLVKNRDKLRAILITHGHEDHIGAMPYVLRELPVPVYGTQLSLGLIENKLKEHRINNAKLNTIAAGDKISIGCFTIEFIKVCHSIAGAVALAIHTPVGTVVHTGDFKIDYTPIDGVPTDLAKFALLGKQGVLCLLGESTNVERPGSTISERKIGETFETFFRSAKGRIIVATFASNIHRIQQIIDAAKNHRRKICLSGRSMINVANMATSLGEMHIPDGMLIELDDVKRYRDDQLVIITTGSQGEAMSALVRMAMSEHRQLDIHPGDTVIISATPIPGNEKFVSRVINQLYRKGARVIYDALAEVHTSGHARQEELKLIHSLVKPKFFVPIHGEYRHLVQHAELAKSLGMRDKNVFIPECGGVLEFSRNSAQRAGEVVAGQVLVDGLGIGDVGNVVLRDRKHLSEDGLMVAVLALSKETGELISEPEIISRGFVYVKESEDLIAGARAAIESAIASTTRNTPRKEWGNVKNVVRNRLREYLYEKTKRNPMILPIVVEL from the coding sequence TTGGCGAACAAAAAACAACAAAGGCCTAAACTACAGATCATCCCGCTGGGCGGGGTGGATGAGATCGGAAAGAATATGACCGCGTTCGTATATGGAGACGATATGATTCTGGTGGACTGCGGCTCCATGTTTCCCCAGGAAGAGATGCTGGGGATCGACCTGGTCATTCCGGATATAACTTTCTTGGTCAAAAATCGGGACAAACTGCGCGCGATTTTGATCACGCACGGGCACGAGGACCATATCGGCGCCATGCCCTATGTGCTGCGTGAGCTGCCCGTGCCGGTATACGGCACCCAGCTTTCCCTGGGGCTGATCGAAAATAAGCTGAAAGAGCACCGCATCAACAACGCCAAGCTCAATACCATCGCGGCCGGCGATAAGATCAGCATCGGCTGCTTTACTATCGAATTCATTAAGGTGTGCCACAGTATCGCCGGGGCGGTAGCGCTGGCTATCCATACGCCTGTGGGGACGGTGGTGCATACCGGCGATTTTAAGATCGATTATACGCCCATAGACGGCGTGCCCACCGACCTTGCAAAGTTCGCTTTGCTGGGTAAACAGGGCGTGCTCTGTTTGCTGGGGGAGAGCACCAATGTGGAACGCCCCGGCTCTACGATCAGCGAACGCAAGATCGGCGAGACCTTCGAGACCTTTTTCCGCTCGGCGAAGGGCCGCATCATCGTGGCGACCTTTGCCTCGAACATCCACCGCATCCAGCAGATTATCGATGCGGCTAAGAATCATCGCCGCAAAATCTGCCTTTCCGGCCGTAGCATGATCAATGTAGCGAACATGGCCACCTCCCTTGGGGAGATGCATATTCCCGATGGCATGCTGATCGAGCTGGACGATGTAAAACGCTACAGGGACGATCAGCTGGTGATCATTACCACCGGCAGCCAGGGCGAGGCGATGAGCGCGCTGGTCCGTATGGCCATGAGCGAGCACCGGCAGCTGGATATCCATCCCGGCGATACGGTCATTATCTCGGCTACGCCGATCCCGGGCAACGAAAAATTCGTATCCCGCGTGATCAACCAGCTTTACCGCAAGGGGGCCCGGGTGATTTACGACGCCCTGGCTGAGGTGCATACCTCCGGCCATGCGCGTCAGGAGGAGCTTAAATTGATCCACTCGCTGGTCAAACCCAAGTTCTTCGTGCCGATCCACGGCGAATACCGCCACCTGGTACAGCATGCGGAATTGGCCAAAAGCCTTGGGATGCGGGATAAAAACGTATTTATCCCCGAGTGCGGCGGGGTTCTGGAGTTCTCCCGCAACAGCGCGCAGCGCGCCGGCGAGGTCGTCGCCGGACAGGTGCTGGTGGACGGGCTGGGTATAGGCGATGTGGGCAACGTGGTCCTGCGGGACCGCAAACATCTCTCCGAAGACGGTTTGATGGTCGCGGTACTGGCGCTTTCCAAGGAGACGGGCGAGTTGATCTCCGAGCCTGAGATCATTTCCCGCGGATTCGTCTATGTTAAGGAAAGCGAGGACTTGATTGCCGGTGCGCGCGCCGCCATTGAGAGCGCTATCGCTTCTACCACGCGCAATACCCCGCGTAAGGAATGGGGTAACGTCAAGAACGTGGTACGCAACCGCCTGCGGGAGTATCTGTATGAAAAAACCAAGCGCAATCCGATGATTTTGCCCATCGTGGTTGAGCTTTAA